One stretch of Marinobacterium iners DNA includes these proteins:
- a CDS encoding HDOD domain-containing protein: protein MKYQETLNAIYARLDRLGDLPVFSATVNRIRQVSSSRQSDAMALAMAVMKDANLSAKLLKIANTHTYNRGQGKISAVSRAVVLIGFERIHNLCMTLKLIESFRDEQPDTGIEQLLISAFLNASIAREMAAVAGAVDIEETYICGLLYGLGEIIVAFTLPDTYRDMLRQRALKREGWPRIQLQALGGHFSDIGQDLAQSWGFPKTVVQAMDPLSADQLHGKDKLNHRLAAGCHDLLELIYRRDTSGDLDYTELMLDLASATRQPVDSLDQHVSEAFRQVCDLADEYGLRNSTISPRVEASEDAPLDEATRKLAYYVHSREARRRDPDVVPAPLESAQLDEKAHWMEQQLIYLQRLNELISEQAGATSLLEVAVDAIVKSCALERSAFCMLGSEGKELRAKLVSGLDGRPLRHFFQLRRDDEWATLFFRLMDKRMTLLVPDTDEPGWRDRLPAEFMQQVDPRGFIMAPLVVNDRVIGLIYADKVTPGSIVEDQEFRVFNQFLVQARLGLEVLRHRR from the coding sequence TTGAAATACCAGGAAACACTTAACGCTATTTATGCCCGCCTGGATCGTCTGGGTGACCTGCCTGTATTCAGTGCTACGGTGAATCGTATTCGTCAGGTCAGCAGCTCCCGACAAAGTGATGCCATGGCACTGGCCATGGCAGTGATGAAAGATGCCAACCTGTCAGCCAAACTGCTCAAGATAGCCAATACCCACACCTACAATCGAGGTCAGGGCAAAATAAGCGCCGTTTCCAGAGCGGTTGTACTGATTGGCTTTGAGCGGATTCACAATCTCTGCATGACCCTCAAGCTGATCGAAAGCTTTCGGGATGAGCAACCGGATACAGGAATCGAGCAGCTGCTGATCAGTGCCTTTCTCAATGCGTCCATCGCTCGGGAAATGGCCGCTGTGGCCGGGGCTGTTGATATAGAGGAAACCTATATCTGTGGTTTGCTCTACGGACTGGGGGAGATTATCGTTGCCTTCACCTTGCCGGATACCTATCGCGACATGCTGCGCCAGCGTGCCCTCAAGCGAGAGGGGTGGCCACGTATCCAGCTACAGGCGCTGGGTGGACACTTTAGTGACATAGGCCAGGATTTGGCGCAGAGCTGGGGCTTTCCAAAAACCGTAGTACAGGCGATGGACCCGCTGTCAGCCGATCAACTGCACGGCAAGGACAAGCTGAATCATCGCTTGGCCGCCGGCTGTCATGATCTGTTGGAATTGATCTATCGACGTGATACTTCCGGTGACCTGGATTACACCGAGCTGATGTTGGATTTGGCATCAGCTACCCGGCAACCGGTGGACAGCCTGGATCAGCATGTCAGCGAAGCGTTTCGTCAGGTGTGTGATTTGGCTGATGAGTACGGTCTCAGGAACAGCACCATCAGCCCTCGCGTCGAGGCGTCTGAAGATGCGCCACTGGACGAAGCTACCCGCAAGTTGGCCTATTATGTCCACTCCCGAGAGGCCCGCCGACGCGACCCTGACGTTGTGCCGGCCCCGCTTGAATCGGCTCAGTTGGATGAAAAAGCTCACTGGATGGAACAACAGCTTATCTATCTGCAGCGGCTGAACGAACTCATCAGTGAGCAGGCCGGTGCCACCAGTCTGCTGGAAGTGGCTGTCGATGCGATTGTAAAAAGCTGTGCTTTGGAGCGTTCGGCGTTCTGTATGCTCGGTTCTGAAGGCAAGGAACTCAGGGCAAAACTGGTGTCGGGACTTGATGGACGACCGCTGCGTCATTTTTTTCAGCTAAGGCGCGATGATGAGTGGGCTACGCTGTTCTTTCGTCTGATGGATAAGCGTATGACCTTGCTGGTGCCTGATACCGATGAGCCGGGCTGGCGTGACCGACTGCCAGCCGAGTTCATGCAACAGGTGGATCCACGTGGTTTCATCATGGCGCCTCTGGTCGTCAATGACAGGGTGATCGGCTTAATCTATGCCGATAAAGTCACACCGGGGAGTATTGTCGAGGATCAGGAATTTCGGGTATTCAACCAGTTTTTGGTGCAGGCCCGCCTTGGGTTGGAGGTCCTGCGTCATCGGCGTTAA
- the ppk2 gene encoding polyphosphate kinase 2, whose amino-acid sequence MTEPHTPDYPYKKKLKRDIYEAEKRELQIELLKVQRWVRETGQKILIIFEGRDAAGKGGTIKRFMEHLNPRGAHVIALEKPTERERSEWYFQRYIKHLPAAGEIILLDRSWYNRAGVERVMDFCTPSEYLEFMREAPELERMFVRSGIRLFKLWFEVSREEQFNRFQSRRTDPLKHWKLSPVDLASLDKWDAYTEAKESMFFHTDTADAPWTIIRSDDKKRARLNAMRHILSHLPYPDPDPDIQIEPDPLIVQAAHISLQQRSPSTEQN is encoded by the coding sequence ATGACTGAACCGCACACACCGGATTACCCCTACAAAAAAAAGCTCAAGCGCGACATCTACGAAGCGGAAAAGCGCGAGCTGCAAATTGAGTTGCTCAAGGTACAGCGCTGGGTACGAGAAACGGGGCAGAAGATTCTGATCATATTCGAGGGGCGCGATGCCGCAGGCAAGGGAGGTACCATCAAACGCTTCATGGAGCACCTCAATCCGCGTGGCGCCCATGTCATTGCACTTGAGAAGCCAACCGAGCGTGAGAGGTCGGAATGGTATTTCCAGCGCTATATAAAACACCTTCCCGCTGCTGGTGAGATCATCCTGCTCGACCGTTCATGGTACAACCGCGCAGGCGTCGAGCGTGTAATGGATTTCTGCACCCCGTCGGAATACCTGGAATTCATGCGCGAAGCACCGGAGCTGGAACGCATGTTCGTGCGCAGTGGCATTCGACTGTTCAAGCTGTGGTTTGAAGTCAGCCGAGAGGAACAGTTCAATCGTTTCCAGTCACGCCGTACCGACCCGCTCAAGCACTGGAAACTGTCTCCGGTTGATCTGGCATCGCTGGACAAGTGGGATGCCTATACCGAAGCCAAGGAATCGATGTTCTTTCATACCGACACGGCAGACGCCCCCTGGACCATTATCCGCTCTGATGACAAGAAACGGGCACGCCTGAACGCAATGCGCCATATTCTCAGTCATTTGCCTTATCCGGATCCGGATCCGGACATTCAGATCGAACCCGACCCTCTGATCGTACAAGCGGCACACATCAGCCTGCAGCAGCGAAGCCCATCAACGGAGCAGAACTAA
- a CDS encoding YhcB family protein: MEQSNIWIITLIALVIGALIGYLLGRAGGSSNREQELVDELDSARSELEQYRTKVGHHFEETAELVNGLSEQYRKVHQHLANSAESLCPGLPASMALQHEAPPKLGQDIPTVTDALDNSEQEELPEPPRDYAPKKSDEAGTLSESYGLSRKEQTEAEEHTKAPAAHDPTAYGDDAPEDNSHKRSSEQKPKN, translated from the coding sequence GTGGAACAAAGCAACATATGGATTATCACACTGATTGCCCTGGTGATCGGCGCCCTCATCGGTTATCTGCTGGGTCGTGCCGGTGGCTCTTCGAATCGCGAGCAAGAGCTTGTGGATGAATTGGACAGCGCCCGCAGCGAGCTTGAGCAGTACAGGACCAAAGTTGGTCACCATTTCGAGGAAACGGCCGAGCTGGTTAATGGTCTGAGCGAACAGTACCGCAAGGTGCACCAGCACCTCGCCAACAGCGCAGAATCGCTGTGCCCAGGGCTACCGGCCTCAATGGCACTGCAGCATGAGGCACCGCCCAAACTGGGCCAGGACATTCCAACCGTGACAGATGCGCTTGATAACAGCGAACAGGAAGAGCTCCCGGAGCCACCGCGTGATTACGCTCCGAAGAAGTCCGACGAAGCGGGCACCCTGTCTGAAAGTTACGGCTTGAGCCGTAAAGAGCAGACAGAAGCGGAAGAGCACACGAAAGCGCCTGCCGCCCATGATCCGACCGCTTACGGTGATGATGCACCGGAGGATAATTCCCATAAGCGTTCTTCAGAGCAGAAGCCAAAAAACTGA
- a CDS encoding SDR family oxidoreductase encodes MELKDKVIVVTGGGRGLGRAMALELAGKGAKLALVDLNQDDLDQTAGLCMEMGVEARTYTANVAEEADVEKLFTDIVRDFSSINGLVNNAGITRDGLFIKAKDGQVVGKMSMEQWNQVIAVNLTGTFLCAREAAAKMIELGCEGCIINISSVSRSGNMGQTNYTATKAGVEAMAVTWAKELARYGIRAASIAPGYIGTEMVMSMKPEALEKIASGIPAKRLGKPEEIAKTVTFILENDYVNGRCLEIDGALRI; translated from the coding sequence ATGGAACTCAAAGATAAAGTGATCGTTGTAACCGGTGGAGGCCGCGGTCTGGGCCGCGCCATGGCGCTTGAATTGGCTGGCAAGGGTGCCAAGCTGGCACTGGTAGACCTGAATCAGGATGACCTGGACCAGACCGCTGGCCTGTGCATGGAAATGGGCGTCGAAGCACGCACCTACACTGCCAACGTGGCCGAAGAAGCCGATGTTGAAAAACTGTTTACCGATATCGTGCGTGATTTCAGCAGCATCAACGGCCTGGTCAACAATGCCGGCATCACCCGTGATGGCCTGTTCATCAAAGCCAAGGATGGTCAGGTGGTCGGCAAAATGTCGATGGAGCAGTGGAATCAGGTTATCGCCGTCAATCTGACCGGTACTTTCCTCTGCGCGCGTGAAGCCGCCGCCAAGATGATTGAGCTGGGCTGTGAAGGCTGCATTATCAACATCTCTTCCGTTTCACGCTCCGGCAACATGGGCCAGACCAACTACACCGCCACCAAGGCTGGCGTCGAGGCCATGGCTGTCACTTGGGCCAAGGAACTGGCACGCTACGGCATCCGTGCAGCCTCCATTGCACCGGGCTATATCGGTACCGAAATGGTAATGAGCATGAAGCCGGAAGCACTGGAAAAGATCGCATCCGGCATCCCGGCCAAGCGCTTGGGCAAACCGGAAGAGATCGCCAAAACCGTCACTTTTATTCTTGAGAACGACTATGTGAATGGTCGCTGTCTGGAAATTGACGGTGCACTGCGCATCTAG
- a CDS encoding co-chaperone GroES, which produces MKIRPLHDRVVVRRSEEETTTAGGIVLPGSAAEKPNRGEVVAVGPGRTLNNGEIQAPSVKVGDKILFGQYAGSNTVKVDGDELLIMQEGEIYGVLED; this is translated from the coding sequence ATGAAAATTCGTCCACTTCACGACCGTGTTGTAGTTCGCCGCAGCGAAGAAGAGACCACTACGGCTGGCGGTATTGTGCTGCCGGGCTCTGCAGCCGAGAAGCCCAACCGTGGCGAAGTCGTGGCAGTAGGTCCGGGCCGGACTCTCAATAACGGTGAGATTCAGGCGCCTTCCGTAAAAGTGGGTGACAAGATCCTCTTCGGTCAGTATGCCGGCTCCAACACCGTCAAAGTCGATGGTGATGAACTGCTGATCATGCAGGAAGGTGAGATCTACGGCGTCCTGGAAGACTGA
- a CDS encoding AmpG family muropeptide MFS transporter has translation MPHSWKETFSRYRDIRLLWIFLMGCSSGFPFVLIGSSLSGWLADAGTSRADIGLLGTVATVYAINFLWAPLVDRVKLPLVGRLGQRRSWIFTTQILMLLFVLLISTVDPASNLVLAGALALGIAASSATQDVAIDAFRIDQFARHEKEKLPPAAAMAIIGWWTGYSWPGYLAFVQADRIGWNGVYLLMAGIILLLMLFTLIVREPVTSRDLLQEQADRRYQQELHSSKIVAWLMVTVVEPFAEFFRKNGIKVALMLMLFIFLFKVGEAFLGRMSIVFYKEVGFSNEQIGEYTKMFGWFVTVSFTLLGSAFNTRFGVVRGLLLGGVAMASSNLMFAVIAAVGPVEWLLVLTLIVDNFTTAFSTVAFVSFLTLLTGRAFSATQYALLASLGNLSRTTLAGLSGYSVDWLGSWERFFIVTALMVLPSLLMLWTLRHRFDAIAVDADNK, from the coding sequence ATGCCGCACTCATGGAAAGAAACCTTCTCCCGATACCGTGATATCCGCCTGCTATGGATCTTTCTGATGGGATGCTCCAGCGGTTTTCCCTTTGTGCTGATTGGCAGCAGCCTCAGTGGCTGGCTTGCCGACGCTGGCACCAGCCGTGCTGACATTGGCCTGCTGGGAACCGTAGCCACCGTGTATGCGATCAATTTTCTCTGGGCACCACTCGTAGACCGAGTAAAGCTGCCACTGGTCGGCCGCCTGGGACAAAGGCGCAGCTGGATTTTCACTACCCAGATACTGATGTTGCTGTTCGTTTTGCTGATTTCTACCGTGGACCCAGCCTCCAATCTGGTTCTGGCAGGGGCTTTGGCATTGGGTATTGCCGCCAGCTCCGCCACACAGGATGTAGCCATCGATGCCTTTCGAATAGACCAATTTGCTCGTCATGAGAAAGAAAAGCTGCCCCCAGCCGCCGCAATGGCCATTATTGGCTGGTGGACCGGTTACTCATGGCCGGGCTACCTGGCCTTTGTTCAGGCTGATCGCATCGGATGGAACGGGGTCTACTTGCTGATGGCCGGCATCATTCTTCTATTAATGCTGTTTACCCTGATCGTACGGGAGCCGGTCACCTCACGTGACCTGTTGCAGGAGCAGGCTGATCGACGCTACCAGCAAGAGCTGCACAGCTCGAAAATCGTTGCCTGGCTGATGGTCACCGTGGTGGAACCGTTCGCCGAGTTCTTCCGCAAGAATGGTATCAAGGTCGCACTCATGCTGATGCTGTTCATCTTCCTGTTCAAAGTGGGCGAGGCTTTTCTTGGTCGGATGTCGATTGTGTTCTACAAAGAGGTGGGGTTCAGTAATGAGCAGATCGGCGAATATACCAAGATGTTCGGCTGGTTTGTAACCGTGAGCTTTACCCTGCTCGGCAGTGCCTTTAACACCCGTTTTGGTGTTGTGCGTGGCTTGTTGCTGGGCGGTGTTGCGATGGCGTCCAGCAATCTGATGTTTGCGGTGATCGCTGCCGTCGGCCCGGTCGAGTGGCTGCTGGTCCTGACCCTGATTGTGGATAACTTCACCACAGCATTTTCGACCGTGGCGTTTGTCTCATTTCTTACGCTGCTGACCGGTCGCGCCTTCAGTGCGACCCAGTATGCACTGCTGGCCTCGTTGGGCAACCTCAGCCGGACCACGCTGGCCGGCCTCAGTGGCTACAGCGTTGACTGGCTGGGGAGCTGGGAGCGGTTCTTTATCGTCACGGCCCTGATGGTGCTGCCATCACTGCTGATGCTCTGGACCCTGCGACATCGGTTTGATGCAATAGCCGTTGATGCCGACAATAAATGA
- a CDS encoding FxsA family protein, with protein MRVLFLLFIIIPIIEITVLIQVGQAIGAWYTVGLVLLSAFIGVNMLRHQGLSTLARAQQRMDQGEVPGQEMAEGILLAVGGALLVTPGFVTDVIGFSCLIPAARCALIKPLIGRFTVVAATHRNQTEEMHVYTADPDDYRTVEERDPIEGEITHRDR; from the coding sequence ATGCGCGTTCTCTTTCTGTTGTTCATCATCATTCCAATCATTGAAATCACCGTCCTGATTCAAGTGGGACAGGCAATAGGCGCTTGGTACACCGTCGGACTGGTACTGTTGTCCGCTTTTATCGGTGTCAACATGCTGCGCCACCAGGGCCTGTCGACGCTGGCGCGCGCCCAGCAGCGCATGGATCAGGGTGAGGTGCCGGGGCAGGAAATGGCTGAAGGCATACTGCTTGCAGTGGGTGGAGCACTATTGGTGACGCCTGGCTTTGTGACGGATGTGATCGGCTTCAGCTGCCTGATCCCGGCGGCACGATGTGCCTTGATCAAACCCCTGATCGGGCGCTTTACCGTAGTGGCAGCCACTCACCGGAATCAGACCGAAGAAATGCACGTGTACACGGCAGATCCGGATGACTACAGAACGGTAGAAGAGCGTGACCCGATTGAAGGTGAAATCACCCATCGAGATCGATAA
- a CDS encoding cob(I)yrinic acid a,c-diamide adenosyltransferase has protein sequence MSNRLTRIYTRSGDSGTTALANGQRIPKYHPRIEALGDVDELNSLLGLLLAETDMPDSLSPLLQRIQNDLFDIGGELAVADPDYTVITQEVVLWLEQQLDSLNTELPPLEEFILPGGNRAAAQAHLCRCVCRRAERRVVELAGTDSVNPQSAAYLNRLSDLLFVCARTLSRLNSGTEVLWQPRRPK, from the coding sequence ATGAGTAATCGTCTCACTCGAATCTATACTCGCAGCGGCGACAGCGGTACTACCGCTTTGGCAAACGGCCAACGCATCCCAAAATATCACCCGCGCATCGAGGCACTTGGTGATGTGGATGAACTCAACAGCCTGCTGGGGCTGCTGCTAGCTGAGACTGACATGCCGGACAGCCTGTCACCGCTGTTGCAGCGCATTCAGAATGACCTGTTTGATATCGGCGGCGAGCTGGCTGTAGCGGACCCGGATTACACTGTAATCACACAGGAAGTGGTTCTATGGCTTGAGCAGCAACTGGATAGCCTCAACACCGAATTGCCGCCACTGGAGGAGTTTATTCTGCCCGGCGGCAACCGTGCAGCCGCTCAGGCTCACCTCTGTCGCTGTGTGTGTCGGCGCGCCGAACGCCGGGTTGTTGAACTGGCCGGTACCGACAGTGTCAACCCGCAAAGTGCAGCTTACCTCAACCGCCTCTCAGACCTGCTGTTCGTGTGTGCCCGTACACTGAGCCGCCTCAATAGTGGTACTGAAGTATTGTGGCAGCCACGCCGGCCAAAGTAG
- a CDS encoding IS4 family transposase, translating into MSHHNTAFHQLLQPLSRHDFERTAREHHVGQKLRSASRWDQFIGIAMSQISGRQSLRDIESSLASQRHKLYHLGAKPIARSTLARLNEQQPAELYEAIFYKLLQRCSVRSNAHKFRFKNPLYSLDASTIDLSLNIFPWAKIHQSKAGVKLHTGLNNASLIPEFVALSDGREGDLIQGRQFTFPAGSIVAFDKGYVDYRWYGELTKQKVSFVTRLKPKAVYQVQKSNPVRAETSVEYDQVIELSSQHAQKQGAPTLRLVGYNCPESGKHFRFITNNFKLAATTIAAIYKDRWQVELFFKALKQNLKIKAFLGNSKNAVLTQIWIAMICYLLLSFARHSARQGWSVQRIMRTLQVSLFERMPLWALLNPPPLKPEKRDPQMRIPL; encoded by the coding sequence TTGTCTCATCATAACACCGCGTTTCATCAGTTGCTCCAGCCTTTGTCCAGACATGATTTTGAGCGAACGGCCCGTGAGCATCATGTGGGGCAAAAGCTCCGTTCAGCTTCACGCTGGGATCAGTTCATTGGCATTGCGATGTCCCAGATTTCTGGCCGACAAAGTCTTCGCGACATCGAGTCTAGCCTCGCCAGTCAGCGGCATAAACTCTACCACCTCGGAGCCAAGCCGATTGCTCGCTCAACCCTTGCCCGCCTCAATGAGCAGCAGCCTGCCGAGCTCTATGAGGCCATCTTTTATAAGCTTTTGCAGCGCTGTTCTGTGCGTTCAAATGCGCATAAATTTCGCTTCAAAAATCCACTTTATTCACTCGATGCCAGCACCATCGATCTGTCATTGAATATTTTCCCCTGGGCAAAAATCCATCAGTCAAAAGCCGGTGTAAAGCTGCATACCGGCCTGAACAACGCCAGCTTAATTCCCGAGTTCGTTGCGCTCAGTGATGGACGGGAAGGCGATTTGATTCAGGGGCGCCAGTTCACCTTCCCGGCAGGCAGTATCGTGGCTTTTGATAAGGGCTATGTTGATTACCGCTGGTATGGAGAGCTGACAAAACAAAAAGTTAGCTTTGTCACACGACTGAAGCCCAAAGCTGTTTATCAGGTGCAGAAATCGAATCCAGTACGTGCCGAAACGTCGGTTGAGTACGATCAAGTGATTGAGTTGAGCAGTCAGCACGCGCAAAAACAGGGCGCACCCACGCTTCGATTGGTGGGGTATAACTGCCCGGAAAGCGGTAAACACTTCCGCTTTATCACCAACAACTTCAAGCTGGCCGCGACGACAATTGCGGCGATCTATAAGGATCGTTGGCAGGTGGAACTCTTCTTCAAAGCACTCAAGCAGAACCTGAAGATAAAGGCATTTTTAGGTAACAGTAAGAATGCTGTGCTGACGCAGATCTGGATCGCCATGATATGCTATCTACTGCTCTCGTTTGCTCGCCACAGCGCTCGGCAAGGCTGGAGCGTACAACGCATTATGCGAACACTTCAGGTGAGCTTGTTCGAACGCATGCCCCTTTGGGCGCTGCTTAATCCTCCTCCACTAAAGCCAGAAAAAAGGGACCCTCAAATGAGGATCCCTTTATGA
- a CDS encoding ketopantoate reductase family protein, which produces MHWYILGAGAIGRLWACLFEHGSVPTTLMLRDKAALKSWQHGNNIELHESGQVQRCSPKAETINNPNPIRHLLVTTKAYDTLTALRAIQHRLQPDCQIVLLQNGMGQQQAVLDLLPDCQLWAATTTAGAWREPPNKLHCISRGETLIGPLTPASPVLPDGWDRLPLTLKGCNEILPVLWRKLAINCAINPLSALENCRNGELLHNQHRLQLLRQVCTEVEQVAAAAGITLFTEPLHQQAEAVAHATGDNLSSMLQDIRHKRQTEIEQITGYLCHRASEYGIATPLNTALLHQIRTLTMEREHRND; this is translated from the coding sequence ATGCACTGGTACATTCTTGGCGCTGGCGCGATTGGACGCCTCTGGGCCTGCCTCTTCGAACACGGCTCGGTACCAACGACCCTTATGCTGCGCGACAAGGCTGCACTGAAAAGCTGGCAGCATGGCAACAACATAGAGCTGCATGAGTCAGGTCAGGTACAGCGCTGCTCACCCAAAGCGGAAACCATCAACAACCCCAACCCGATCCGGCACCTGCTGGTCACAACCAAGGCCTATGATACCCTGACTGCGCTGCGTGCCATACAACATCGGCTGCAACCCGACTGTCAAATTGTGCTGTTGCAGAACGGTATGGGGCAGCAACAAGCCGTGCTTGATCTGCTACCCGACTGCCAGCTCTGGGCAGCCACCACTACAGCCGGCGCCTGGCGCGAGCCACCCAACAAGCTGCACTGCATCAGCCGCGGCGAAACCCTGATCGGCCCACTGACCCCAGCTTCACCTGTTCTACCTGATGGCTGGGACCGGTTGCCTCTGACACTGAAAGGCTGCAACGAAATTCTGCCGGTACTGTGGCGCAAGCTGGCAATCAATTGTGCCATTAATCCGCTAAGCGCCCTGGAAAACTGCCGTAACGGCGAACTGCTGCATAATCAGCATCGCCTGCAACTGCTGCGACAGGTTTGCACCGAAGTCGAGCAGGTAGCCGCAGCCGCCGGTATCACACTGTTTACTGAACCGCTGCATCAACAGGCAGAAGCCGTGGCACATGCGACAGGCGACAACCTGTCTTCTATGCTGCAGGATATACGCCATAAGCGACAGACGGAAATCGAACAGATTACCGGTTACCTCTGCCATCGAGCATCTGAATATGGCATTGCCACCCCACTTAATACGGCCCTGCTTCATCAGATCAGAACATTGACCATGGAAAGAGAACATCGGAATGACTGA
- a CDS encoding YajQ family cyclic di-GMP-binding protein, protein MPSFDVVSELDMHEVTNAVDQANRELQSRYDFKGVKAAYELSGEVVTLEAEVDFQLQQMLEMLKAKLTGRKIDIKCMEIKDPDLGGVKAKQEVVLRQGLDQPLCKKISKVIKDAKLKVQTQIQGDKVRVTGKKRDDLQEVIALLRESDVELPLQFNNFRD, encoded by the coding sequence ATGCCTTCATTCGATGTAGTGTCTGAGCTGGATATGCATGAAGTAACCAATGCTGTCGATCAGGCCAACCGTGAGCTACAGAGCCGGTATGACTTTAAGGGTGTCAAGGCGGCATATGAACTCAGCGGTGAGGTGGTGACACTGGAAGCGGAAGTGGACTTTCAACTGCAGCAGATGCTGGAAATGCTGAAGGCCAAGCTGACCGGGCGCAAGATCGATATCAAGTGTATGGAGATCAAGGATCCGGATCTGGGCGGTGTGAAGGCGAAGCAGGAGGTGGTCCTGCGTCAGGGACTCGACCAGCCGCTGTGCAAGAAGATCAGCAAGGTGATCAAGGATGCCAAACTGAAAGTGCAGACCCAGATTCAGGGTGACAAGGTGCGCGTGACCGGCAAAAAGCGCGATGACCTGCAGGAGGTGATCGCGCTGCTGCGTGAGTCTGATGTCGAGTTGCCGCTGCAGTTCAACAACTTCCGTGACTGA